In Eubalaena glacialis isolate mEubGla1 chromosome 3, mEubGla1.1.hap2.+ XY, whole genome shotgun sequence, the following are encoded in one genomic region:
- the THEMIS2 gene encoding protein THEMIS2 isoform X3, which translates to MEPVSLQDFVCALDPACLPRVLRVCSGVYFQGSIYEISGNECSLSTGDLIKVTCVRLQKVVCENPGTGQTMELAPNFQGNFSPLTGPQSYGTLEELVSAATQSSKQLPICFMSTHRITTKARVVPQEQPLKLEAVEMHLGTCCARCVLGTGAQQVLLHLPLSQKGPFWELQPGPPRTLLQVLQDPALGVQERDMDVLVCQRLSDQPGDEEEYEEAEDQEQILLPLHLSGGFVEELGDGRRYSLQDLIAQFSLPCEVKVVAKDASHPADPLPSFLGLRLEEKIMEPFLVVSLDSNPEMCFEVPPRWLDLTVVEAEGQPSQPAGPLPVVPVEELTEAFYYHLRKSPAFEGQAPPPRPPKSKGLSGQKQQVSKAKGVKSSEAFQLQKPSLLPKPKRKTLPKVTKDSCNLYSKIPGHKKGLRPTKPITQDTDDEHDYEEILEQFPKTL; encoded by the exons ATGGAGCCCGTATCGCTGCAGGACTTCGTGTGCGCCCTGGACCCCGCCTGCCTCCCGCGTGTGCTGCGGGTCTGCTCGGGTGTCTACTTCCAGG GCTCCATCTATGAGATCTCTGGGAATGAGTGCTCCCTCTCCACAGGAGACCTGATCAAGGTCACCTGTGTTCGCCTCCAGAAGGTGGTCTGCGAGAACCCGGGGACGGGCCAGACCATGGAGCTCGCTCCCAACTTCCAGG GCAACTTCAGCCCCCTCACTGGCCCCCAGAGCTATGGAACCCTGGAGGAGCTGGTCTCTGCTGCAACCCAGAGCTCCAAGCAGCTGCCCATCTGCTTCATGTCGACCCACAGAATCACCACCAAGGCCAGGGTGGTGCCTCAGGAGCAGCCCCTCAAGCTTGAGGCTGTGGAAATGCACCTCGGGACCTGCTGTGCCCGCTGTGTGCTGGGCACCGGGGCCCAGCAGGTCCTTCTGCACCTGCCCCTGTCCCAGAAGGGGCCCTTCTGGGAACTGCAGCCTGGGCCCCCTCGGACTCTGCTCCAGGTGCTGCAGGACCCG GCCCTTGGGGTTCAAGAGAGGGACATGGACGTCCTGGTGTGTCAGCGGCTGAGTGACCAGCCTGGGGATGAAGAGGAGTATGAAGAGGCAGAGGACCAAGAACAGATTCTGCTGCCCCTCCACCTCTCTGGCGGCTTCGTGGAAGAGTTGGGTGATGGCCGGCGCTACAGCCTGCAGGATCTGATTGCCCAGTTCTCACTGCCCTGTGAGGTCAAGGTGGTGGCCAAGGACGCCAGCCACCCTGCTGACCCTCTGCCCTCCTTCCTGGGCCTGCGGCTGGAGGAGAAGATCATGGAACCCTTCTTGGTGGTCAGCCTGGACTCCAACCCTGAGATGTGCTTCGAGGTCCCTCCCCGGTGGCTGGACCTGACTGTCGTGGAAGCCGAGGGGCAGCCAAGCCAGCCGGCTGGGCCCCTCCCCGTAGTCCCAGTGGAGGAGCTGACAGAGGCCTTCTATTATCACCTTCGGAAGTCACCGGCCTTTGAGGGTCAAGCTCCTCCGCCCAGGCCTCCGAAAAGTAAGGGCCTCAGTGGGCAGAAGCAGCAGGTCAGCAAGGCGAAAGGTGTCAAG TCTTCTGAAGCCTTCCAATTGCAGAAACCATCTCTGCTGCCTAAACCCAAGAGGAAGACCTTGCCAAAGGTCACCAAGGACAGCTGCAATTTATACAGTAAGATTCCTGGTCACAAGAAGGGTCTCAGGCCCACTAAGCCCATCACTCAGGATACAG ATGATGAACATGATTACGAAGAAATACTTGAGCAGTTTCCGAAAACCCTCTAG
- the THEMIS2 gene encoding protein THEMIS2 isoform X1 encodes MEPVSLQDFVCALDPACLPRVLRVCSGVYFQGSIYEISGNECSLSTGDLIKVTCVRLQKVVCENPGTGQTMELAPNFQGNFSPLTGPQSYGTLEELVSAATQSSKQLPICFMSTHRITTKARVVPQEQPLKLEAVEMHLGTCCARCVLGTGAQQVLLHLPLSQKGPFWELQPGPPRTLLQVLQDPALRDTILTCPALPWRSLTLMPQYEVEAVMHLRRTIVRIPSTLEVDVEDITASSQHIHFMQPLLLSEALARGGPFPLPTEILEVPEGPPIFLSPWLSSLQKGQRLYIYGLASPPWRFLASTKGRKVPRHFMISGAYQGKLRRRPREFPTAYDLLGALQPGQPLRVVATKDCEGDELENPGFMSLAMGDRLEVLGSGQALGVQERDMDVLVCQRLSDQPGDEEEYEEAEDQEQILLPLHLSGGFVEELGDGRRYSLQDLIAQFSLPCEVKVVAKDASHPADPLPSFLGLRLEEKIMEPFLVVSLDSNPEMCFEVPPRWLDLTVVEAEGQPSQPAGPLPVVPVEELTEAFYYHLRKSPAFEGQAPPPRPPKSKGLSGQKQQVSKAKGVKSSEAFQLQKPSLLPKPKRKTLPKVTKDSCNLYSKIPGHKKGLRPTKPITQDTDDEHDYEEILEQFPKTL; translated from the exons ATGGAGCCCGTATCGCTGCAGGACTTCGTGTGCGCCCTGGACCCCGCCTGCCTCCCGCGTGTGCTGCGGGTCTGCTCGGGTGTCTACTTCCAGG GCTCCATCTATGAGATCTCTGGGAATGAGTGCTCCCTCTCCACAGGAGACCTGATCAAGGTCACCTGTGTTCGCCTCCAGAAGGTGGTCTGCGAGAACCCGGGGACGGGCCAGACCATGGAGCTCGCTCCCAACTTCCAGG GCAACTTCAGCCCCCTCACTGGCCCCCAGAGCTATGGAACCCTGGAGGAGCTGGTCTCTGCTGCAACCCAGAGCTCCAAGCAGCTGCCCATCTGCTTCATGTCGACCCACAGAATCACCACCAAGGCCAGGGTGGTGCCTCAGGAGCAGCCCCTCAAGCTTGAGGCTGTGGAAATGCACCTCGGGACCTGCTGTGCCCGCTGTGTGCTGGGCACCGGGGCCCAGCAGGTCCTTCTGCACCTGCCCCTGTCCCAGAAGGGGCCCTTCTGGGAACTGCAGCCTGGGCCCCCTCGGACTCTGCTCCAGGTGCTGCAGGACCCGGCCCTGAGGGACACCATCCTCACCTGCCCCGCCCTCCCCTGGCGCTCCCTGACCCTGATGCCCCAGTATGAGGTCGAAGCCGTCATGCACT TGCGCAGGACCATCGTCAGGATCCCCTCCACCCTGGAGGTTGACGTGGAGGATATCACCGCCTCCTCTCAGCACATCCACTTCATGCAACCGCTGCTGCTGAGCGAGGCCCTGGCCCGGGGAggccccttccccctgcccacaGAGATCCTGGAAGTTCCGGAAGGGCCCCCCATCTTCCTCAGCCCATGGCTGAGCTCCTTACAGAAGGGCCAGAGGCTCTACATCTATGGCCTGGCCTCGCCACCCTGGCGGTTCCTGGCCTCAACCAAGGGCCGAAAAGTGCCCAGACACTTCATGATCTCCGGGGCCTACCAGGGCAAGCTGCGGCGGCGGCCGAGAGAGTTCCCCACGGCCTACGACCTCCTGGGTGCTCTCCAGCCAGGCCAGCCACTCCGAGTAGTGGCCACAAAGGACTGTGAAGGAGACGAGTTGGAGAACCCCGGGTTCATGTCCCTGGCCATGGGAGACAGGCTGGAGGTGTTGGGGTCTGGCCAGGCCCTTGGGGTTCAAGAGAGGGACATGGACGTCCTGGTGTGTCAGCGGCTGAGTGACCAGCCTGGGGATGAAGAGGAGTATGAAGAGGCAGAGGACCAAGAACAGATTCTGCTGCCCCTCCACCTCTCTGGCGGCTTCGTGGAAGAGTTGGGTGATGGCCGGCGCTACAGCCTGCAGGATCTGATTGCCCAGTTCTCACTGCCCTGTGAGGTCAAGGTGGTGGCCAAGGACGCCAGCCACCCTGCTGACCCTCTGCCCTCCTTCCTGGGCCTGCGGCTGGAGGAGAAGATCATGGAACCCTTCTTGGTGGTCAGCCTGGACTCCAACCCTGAGATGTGCTTCGAGGTCCCTCCCCGGTGGCTGGACCTGACTGTCGTGGAAGCCGAGGGGCAGCCAAGCCAGCCGGCTGGGCCCCTCCCCGTAGTCCCAGTGGAGGAGCTGACAGAGGCCTTCTATTATCACCTTCGGAAGTCACCGGCCTTTGAGGGTCAAGCTCCTCCGCCCAGGCCTCCGAAAAGTAAGGGCCTCAGTGGGCAGAAGCAGCAGGTCAGCAAGGCGAAAGGTGTCAAG TCTTCTGAAGCCTTCCAATTGCAGAAACCATCTCTGCTGCCTAAACCCAAGAGGAAGACCTTGCCAAAGGTCACCAAGGACAGCTGCAATTTATACAGTAAGATTCCTGGTCACAAGAAGGGTCTCAGGCCCACTAAGCCCATCACTCAGGATACAG ATGATGAACATGATTACGAAGAAATACTTGAGCAGTTTCCGAAAACCCTCTAG
- the THEMIS2 gene encoding protein THEMIS2 isoform X2 translates to MEPVSLQDFVCALDPACLPRVLRVCSGVYFQGSIYEISGNECSLSTGDLIKVTCVRLQKVVCENPGTGQTMELAPNFQGNFSPLTGPQSYGTLEELVSAATQSSKQLPICFMSTHRITTKARVVPQEQPLKLEAVEMHLGTCCARCVLGTGAQQVLLHLPLSQKGPFWELQPGPPRTLLQVLQDPALRDTILTCPALPWRSLTLMPQYEVEAVMHLRRTIVRIPSTLEVDVEDITASSQHIHFMQPLLLSEALARGGPFPLPTEILERLSDQPGDEEEYEEAEDQEQILLPLHLSGGFVEELGDGRRYSLQDLIAQFSLPCEVKVVAKDASHPADPLPSFLGLRLEEKIMEPFLVVSLDSNPEMCFEVPPRWLDLTVVEAEGQPSQPAGPLPVVPVEELTEAFYYHLRKSPAFEGQAPPPRPPKSKGLSGQKQQVSKAKGVKSSEAFQLQKPSLLPKPKRKTLPKVTKDSCNLYSKIPGHKKGLRPTKPITQDTDDEHDYEEILEQFPKTL, encoded by the exons ATGGAGCCCGTATCGCTGCAGGACTTCGTGTGCGCCCTGGACCCCGCCTGCCTCCCGCGTGTGCTGCGGGTCTGCTCGGGTGTCTACTTCCAGG GCTCCATCTATGAGATCTCTGGGAATGAGTGCTCCCTCTCCACAGGAGACCTGATCAAGGTCACCTGTGTTCGCCTCCAGAAGGTGGTCTGCGAGAACCCGGGGACGGGCCAGACCATGGAGCTCGCTCCCAACTTCCAGG GCAACTTCAGCCCCCTCACTGGCCCCCAGAGCTATGGAACCCTGGAGGAGCTGGTCTCTGCTGCAACCCAGAGCTCCAAGCAGCTGCCCATCTGCTTCATGTCGACCCACAGAATCACCACCAAGGCCAGGGTGGTGCCTCAGGAGCAGCCCCTCAAGCTTGAGGCTGTGGAAATGCACCTCGGGACCTGCTGTGCCCGCTGTGTGCTGGGCACCGGGGCCCAGCAGGTCCTTCTGCACCTGCCCCTGTCCCAGAAGGGGCCCTTCTGGGAACTGCAGCCTGGGCCCCCTCGGACTCTGCTCCAGGTGCTGCAGGACCCGGCCCTGAGGGACACCATCCTCACCTGCCCCGCCCTCCCCTGGCGCTCCCTGACCCTGATGCCCCAGTATGAGGTCGAAGCCGTCATGCACT TGCGCAGGACCATCGTCAGGATCCCCTCCACCCTGGAGGTTGACGTGGAGGATATCACCGCCTCCTCTCAGCACATCCACTTCATGCAACCGCTGCTGCTGAGCGAGGCCCTGGCCCGGGGAggccccttccccctgcccacaGAGATCCTGGAA CGGCTGAGTGACCAGCCTGGGGATGAAGAGGAGTATGAAGAGGCAGAGGACCAAGAACAGATTCTGCTGCCCCTCCACCTCTCTGGCGGCTTCGTGGAAGAGTTGGGTGATGGCCGGCGCTACAGCCTGCAGGATCTGATTGCCCAGTTCTCACTGCCCTGTGAGGTCAAGGTGGTGGCCAAGGACGCCAGCCACCCTGCTGACCCTCTGCCCTCCTTCCTGGGCCTGCGGCTGGAGGAGAAGATCATGGAACCCTTCTTGGTGGTCAGCCTGGACTCCAACCCTGAGATGTGCTTCGAGGTCCCTCCCCGGTGGCTGGACCTGACTGTCGTGGAAGCCGAGGGGCAGCCAAGCCAGCCGGCTGGGCCCCTCCCCGTAGTCCCAGTGGAGGAGCTGACAGAGGCCTTCTATTATCACCTTCGGAAGTCACCGGCCTTTGAGGGTCAAGCTCCTCCGCCCAGGCCTCCGAAAAGTAAGGGCCTCAGTGGGCAGAAGCAGCAGGTCAGCAAGGCGAAAGGTGTCAAG TCTTCTGAAGCCTTCCAATTGCAGAAACCATCTCTGCTGCCTAAACCCAAGAGGAAGACCTTGCCAAAGGTCACCAAGGACAGCTGCAATTTATACAGTAAGATTCCTGGTCACAAGAAGGGTCTCAGGCCCACTAAGCCCATCACTCAGGATACAG ATGATGAACATGATTACGAAGAAATACTTGAGCAGTTTCCGAAAACCCTCTAG